One Clavibacter zhangzhiyongii genomic region harbors:
- a CDS encoding glycosyltransferase: MPRPALLAVVVVNYGSADLVRENVLPLVERLDDALLVIVDNRTTDAERERVRELAVHPSTRVHGVYPDANTGFGSGMNIGVAAARDLGAREFLLLNPDATIEPDQLAVLRGAIAADPLALVAPLILRPDGSTWFRGSDLYLADGRIRSAARRAQHPGLAVEPWLTGACLLVTDELWARVGGFSDDYFLYWEDVDLSRKVVEAGGSLRVVEDAVAVHAEGGTQSAGHASAGQAKSGTYYYHNVRNRLLYGARHLDAAALRRWRLLTPVVAYEVLLQGGRRQFAHPVAPVSAAVRGILDGYRLSGGWRAVPSPAPTAAPAASGPAAAPASSLVVAILTYRRPDDIRAVLPLVAAQAAELREAAEDDPALPRAVRIVVVDNDPAGGAGEAVEDAAAESPVPLAYVHEPTPGISAARNRALDAARGDDLLVFLDDDERPDPGWLAALVRARAATRSAGVAGPVRSEYEVEPDAWVRAGGFFVRRRPATGARLEVAATNNLLLDLRAVRAAGLRFNVDLGTQGGEDTLFTRQLVASGGILTWCAEAGVVDVVPRARTTRRWVVLRAFSSGNSWSLTSVALASGSPVARTRIRADATARGLVRALGGTARIAVGTATGSLAHRAKGTRTLARGAGMVAGAFGWSYQEYARRD, translated from the coding sequence ATGCCCCGCCCCGCCCTCCTCGCCGTCGTGGTCGTCAACTACGGATCCGCCGACCTCGTGCGCGAGAACGTGCTGCCGCTCGTCGAACGCCTCGACGACGCGCTGCTCGTGATCGTCGACAACCGCACCACCGACGCCGAGCGGGAGCGCGTGCGCGAGCTCGCCGTGCACCCGTCGACGCGCGTGCACGGCGTCTACCCGGACGCGAACACGGGCTTCGGGTCGGGCATGAACATCGGCGTCGCGGCGGCCCGCGACCTCGGCGCGCGCGAGTTCCTGCTGCTCAACCCCGACGCGACGATCGAGCCCGACCAGCTGGCCGTGCTCCGCGGCGCCATCGCGGCGGACCCCCTCGCGCTCGTGGCGCCGCTCATCCTCCGGCCGGACGGCAGCACGTGGTTCCGCGGCTCGGACCTGTACCTCGCCGACGGCCGCATCCGCTCCGCCGCCCGCCGCGCGCAGCACCCCGGCCTCGCGGTCGAGCCGTGGCTCACGGGCGCGTGCCTCCTCGTGACCGACGAGCTGTGGGCCCGCGTGGGCGGCTTCTCGGACGACTACTTCCTGTACTGGGAGGACGTGGACCTGTCGCGCAAGGTCGTGGAGGCGGGCGGATCCCTGCGCGTCGTGGAGGACGCCGTGGCCGTGCACGCCGAGGGCGGCACGCAGAGCGCCGGACACGCGAGCGCCGGCCAGGCCAAGTCGGGCACGTACTACTACCACAACGTCCGCAACCGGCTCCTCTACGGGGCCCGCCACCTCGACGCCGCGGCGCTCCGGCGCTGGCGGCTGCTCACGCCCGTTGTCGCGTACGAGGTGCTGCTGCAGGGCGGTCGGCGGCAGTTCGCGCACCCGGTGGCGCCGGTCTCGGCGGCCGTGCGCGGGATCCTCGACGGGTACCGCCTCTCGGGCGGCTGGCGCGCGGTGCCGTCGCCGGCGCCGACCGCGGCCCCCGCCGCCTCCGGTCCCGCGGCCGCGCCCGCGTCCTCGCTCGTCGTCGCGATCCTCACCTACCGCCGGCCCGACGACATCCGGGCCGTGCTCCCCCTCGTGGCCGCGCAGGCCGCGGAGCTGCGGGAGGCCGCGGAGGACGACCCCGCGCTCCCCCGCGCCGTGCGGATCGTCGTGGTCGACAACGACCCCGCGGGCGGCGCGGGCGAAGCCGTGGAGGACGCCGCCGCGGAGTCCCCCGTCCCCCTCGCGTACGTGCACGAGCCGACGCCGGGCATCTCCGCCGCCCGCAACCGCGCGCTCGACGCGGCCCGCGGCGACGACCTGCTCGTGTTCCTCGACGACGACGAGCGGCCGGATCCGGGCTGGCTCGCCGCCCTCGTCCGCGCCCGCGCGGCCACGCGCAGCGCGGGCGTCGCCGGGCCCGTCCGCAGCGAGTACGAGGTCGAGCCCGACGCGTGGGTGCGCGCGGGCGGCTTCTTCGTGCGCCGCCGTCCCGCGACGGGCGCGCGCCTCGAGGTCGCGGCGACCAACAACCTCCTGCTCGACCTCCGCGCGGTGCGCGCCGCCGGGCTGCGCTTCAACGTGGACCTCGGCACGCAGGGCGGCGAGGACACCCTCTTCACGCGGCAGCTCGTCGCGTCCGGCGGGATCCTCACCTGGTGCGCCGAGGCGGGCGTGGTGGACGTCGTGCCGCGCGCCCGCACCACGCGCCGCTGGGTCGTGCTCCGCGCCTTCAGCAGCGGGAACTCGTGGAGCCTGACCTCCGTCGCGCTCGCGTCCGGATCGCCCGTCGCCCGCACGCGGATCCGCGCCGACGCCACCGCCCGCGGCCTCGTGCGCGCGCTCGGCGGCACGGCGCGGATCGCCGTGGGCACGGCGACCGGCAGCCTCGCCCACCGCGCGAAGGGCACGCGCACGCTCGCGCGCGGCGCCGGCATGGTCGCCGGCGCGTTCGGCTGGTCCTACCAGGAGTACGCCCGCCGCGACTGA
- a CDS encoding glycosyl transferase, with amino-acid sequence MTVPSRPPGRDLVVLQSSPAPRPTTNPYIVMLGRALAATPGLSPLHFSWRTALLGRYDVLHVHWPEILVDGRSPLKKAVRQALTVALLARLTLRRIPIVRTVHNLERPQGISRRESLLLALMERMTTLRLRVNPVTEIPADQPHATILHGHYRDWFRDERREDHVPGRLGYVGLVRRYKGVEQLVAAFRGAGEAGADLSLRIGGNPSTEELADTVRALAAGDDRIRLDLRFLSDAELVEVVTSSELVVLPYRFMHNSGGALAALSLDRPVLVPDNAVNRALEEEVGPGWIHRFDGDLTPEELLRATEAVRTGARSASPDLSGRDWDRAGTAHASAYRRALRIRRGVERG; translated from the coding sequence ATGACCGTCCCCTCCCGCCCGCCCGGCCGCGACCTCGTCGTCCTGCAGTCGTCCCCGGCGCCGCGTCCCACGACGAACCCGTACATCGTGATGCTCGGGCGCGCGCTCGCCGCGACCCCGGGCCTCAGCCCCCTGCACTTCAGCTGGCGCACCGCGCTCCTCGGCCGCTACGACGTGCTCCACGTGCACTGGCCCGAGATCCTCGTCGACGGGCGCAGCCCGCTGAAGAAGGCCGTGCGCCAGGCGCTCACGGTCGCGCTCCTCGCGCGCCTGACGCTGCGGCGGATCCCGATCGTCCGCACCGTGCACAACCTCGAGCGGCCGCAGGGCATCAGCCGCCGCGAGTCGCTCCTGCTCGCGCTCATGGAGCGGATGACGACGCTGCGCCTGCGCGTGAACCCCGTCACCGAGATCCCGGCGGACCAGCCGCACGCGACGATCCTGCACGGCCACTACCGCGACTGGTTCCGCGACGAGCGGCGCGAGGACCACGTGCCCGGCCGGCTCGGCTACGTGGGCCTCGTCCGCCGGTACAAGGGCGTCGAGCAGCTCGTCGCGGCGTTCCGCGGCGCGGGGGAGGCGGGCGCCGACCTGTCCCTGCGCATCGGCGGCAACCCGTCCACCGAGGAGCTGGCCGACACGGTCCGCGCGCTCGCCGCGGGCGACGACCGGATCCGCCTCGACCTCCGCTTCCTGTCCGACGCCGAGCTGGTGGAGGTCGTGACGTCGTCCGAGCTCGTCGTGCTGCCGTACCGGTTCATGCACAACTCCGGCGGCGCGCTCGCGGCCCTCTCGCTCGACCGGCCCGTGCTCGTGCCGGACAACGCCGTCAACCGCGCGCTCGAGGAGGAGGTCGGCCCGGGCTGGATCCACCGGTTCGACGGCGACCTGACCCCCGAGGAGCTCCTCCGCGCCACCGAGGCCGTCCGCACGGGCGCGCGGTCCGCGTCGCCCGACCTGTCCGGCCGCGACTGGGACCGGGCGGGGACCGCGCACGCGTCCGCGTACCGGCGCGCGCTCCGCATCCGCCGCGGGGTCGAGCGGGGCTGA
- a CDS encoding lipopolysaccharide biosynthesis protein has product MPSALPGDPSSAPVGASAPAPAPETPPAATQGLGARAARGAIVTIGAQLVRILIQVASVVVLARLLTPTDYGLLAMVLAIIGVGEIFRDFGLSNAAIQARDLSRGQRDNLWWINAGIGLVLAALVFCAAWPLAAVFGHDELIPIAHALSLTFVFNGLATQYRASLTRSLRFRALATADVTAPAVALLVAVGGALLGWGYWALVAQQLTQTLVLLGLAVGFARWIPRLPSRGEPMGPLLRFGWNMVSSQMVGYVSNNIDTFLVGLRFGAGSLGIYNRAFQLLMTPLAQIRSPLTTVAIPVLSRLADEQRRFADYVARGQLALGYTLGAGLGLVAATAVPITAVFLGPQWDSVAPILRLLAIAGIFDTLAFVGYWVYVSRGLTGDLFRFSLLSAAIKVTCILVGSAFGIVGIAAGYAAAPAICWPISLWWLSRKAPIPTRRLYMGALRIIGVVGAVSVATGALLALVDTGSDVLQLLAGVGTTAVLYALAVALVPAVRRDVRGVLDLARVLPKARRGSAPAAPSAPAADAPDDAPADGAAADGAAADGAAADDPASASASAEDPAPAGGVPARS; this is encoded by the coding sequence ATGCCATCCGCCCTACCCGGCGACCCCTCCTCCGCGCCCGTCGGCGCCTCCGCGCCCGCCCCCGCGCCCGAGACGCCGCCCGCCGCCACCCAGGGCCTCGGCGCCCGCGCGGCCCGCGGCGCGATCGTCACCATCGGCGCGCAGCTCGTCCGCATCCTCATCCAGGTCGCATCCGTCGTCGTCCTCGCGCGCCTGCTCACGCCCACCGACTACGGCCTGCTGGCGATGGTGCTCGCGATCATCGGCGTGGGCGAGATCTTCCGCGACTTCGGCCTCTCCAACGCCGCGATCCAGGCCCGCGACCTCAGCCGCGGCCAGCGCGACAACCTCTGGTGGATCAACGCCGGCATCGGCCTCGTGCTCGCGGCCCTCGTCTTCTGCGCGGCCTGGCCGCTCGCCGCGGTCTTCGGCCACGACGAGCTGATCCCCATCGCCCACGCCCTGAGCCTCACGTTCGTCTTCAACGGCCTCGCCACGCAGTACCGCGCGAGCCTCACCCGCAGCCTCCGGTTCCGCGCGCTCGCGACCGCGGACGTCACCGCGCCCGCGGTCGCCCTCCTCGTCGCGGTCGGCGGGGCGCTCCTCGGCTGGGGCTACTGGGCGCTCGTCGCGCAGCAGCTGACGCAGACGCTCGTGCTCCTCGGCCTCGCGGTCGGCTTCGCCCGGTGGATCCCGCGCCTCCCGAGCCGTGGCGAGCCCATGGGCCCGCTCCTCCGCTTCGGCTGGAACATGGTCTCCAGCCAGATGGTCGGCTACGTCAGCAACAACATCGACACGTTCCTCGTCGGCCTCCGCTTCGGCGCCGGCTCCCTCGGCATCTACAACCGCGCGTTCCAGCTGCTGATGACGCCGCTCGCGCAGATCCGCAGCCCCCTCACCACGGTCGCGATCCCCGTGCTCTCCCGCCTGGCGGACGAGCAGCGCCGCTTCGCCGACTACGTCGCGCGCGGCCAGCTCGCCCTCGGCTACACGCTCGGCGCGGGCCTCGGCCTCGTCGCGGCGACGGCCGTGCCCATCACCGCCGTGTTCCTCGGCCCGCAGTGGGACAGCGTCGCCCCGATCCTCCGCCTGCTCGCCATCGCCGGGATCTTCGACACCCTCGCCTTCGTCGGCTACTGGGTCTACGTGTCCCGCGGCCTCACCGGCGACCTCTTCCGCTTCTCGCTGCTGAGCGCCGCGATCAAGGTCACCTGCATCCTCGTCGGGTCCGCCTTCGGCATAGTCGGCATCGCGGCCGGGTACGCGGCCGCCCCCGCCATCTGCTGGCCCATCTCGCTGTGGTGGCTGTCGCGCAAGGCACCGATCCCCACGCGCCGCCTGTACATGGGCGCGCTGCGGATCATCGGGGTCGTCGGCGCGGTGAGCGTCGCGACGGGCGCGCTCCTGGCCCTGGTCGACACCGGATCCGACGTGCTCCAGCTCCTCGCGGGCGTCGGCACGACCGCGGTGCTCTACGCGCTCGCCGTCGCGCTCGTGCCCGCGGTGCGCCGCGACGTGCGCGGCGTGCTCGACCTCGCGCGGGTCCTGCCGAAGGCGCGACGGGGGAGCGCCCCGGCGGCTCCGTCGGCTCCGGCGGCCGACGCCCCGGACGATGCGCCCGCCGACGGCGCTGCCGCCGACGGCGCTGCCGCCGACGGCGCTGCCGCCGACGATCCCGCGTCCGCGTCCGCCTCCGCGGAGGATCCCGCGCCGGCCGGCGGCGTGCCCGCCCGCTCCTGA
- a CDS encoding sensor histidine kinase, with translation MARAVEGDAVARPRLDRVIRGLLGVVVIANIVYLAALLLPGDPGIVLVDVGLSLALQWIPVVVFWLVAARTGSRRAEVVLAAAAVTANAAGDTIYVIGMDASGMLPSPSAADVAYLLFYPLMLLALVVLVRRRSRRTTKAVFLDAGLAVLGSAAVLAVILDPVLSDATSGRTVVAGAIDALYPAFDIVLVAVVVGIAASPVLRMGPRWQFLVLGLLAITGADIAYALLIREGGYGDGTPLDVAWTAGIACLALWVEGVDRAPADAPEPYRPTARLLPVPAMAVLAGLGVLLVATTTPVPPLALVLAASAVALSALPVMFRQAMLTRMLDGQERVVARLEALDRSKSDIIGTVSHEMRTPLTSISGYVELVLDGEGGDVPDDAKDMLRVVDRNARRLQSLVADMLTMTRLDAGERPAMAPLDVATLVRRAAESLRPFADARRVDLAVGDAGPATVEGDAGQLERVLTNVIENAVKFTPAGGTVSVELHAATGPTGRPAVMVVVADTGMGIPADALPQVFDRFFRAANALSEVVPGTGLGLAIVREIVQAHGGEVTVSSVLGEGTTFRIALPAQRGAGARG, from the coding sequence ATGGCGCGTGCCGTCGAGGGGGACGCCGTCGCGCGCCCCCGCCTGGACCGCGTGATCCGGGGCCTCCTCGGCGTCGTCGTGATCGCGAACATCGTCTACCTCGCGGCCCTGCTCCTGCCCGGCGACCCCGGCATCGTGCTCGTCGACGTCGGGCTGTCGCTCGCCCTCCAGTGGATCCCCGTCGTCGTGTTCTGGCTCGTCGCCGCGCGGACCGGCTCCCGTCGGGCGGAGGTGGTGCTCGCGGCCGCCGCGGTGACCGCGAACGCGGCGGGCGACACGATCTACGTGATCGGCATGGACGCGTCCGGCATGCTGCCCTCGCCCTCCGCCGCGGACGTGGCCTACCTCCTCTTCTACCCGCTGATGCTCCTCGCCCTCGTCGTGCTCGTGCGGCGCCGCTCGCGTCGCACCACGAAGGCCGTCTTCCTCGACGCGGGCCTCGCCGTGCTCGGCTCCGCGGCCGTGCTCGCCGTGATCCTCGACCCGGTCCTCTCCGACGCGACGAGCGGCCGCACCGTCGTCGCCGGCGCCATCGACGCCCTCTACCCCGCCTTCGACATCGTCCTCGTGGCCGTGGTCGTGGGGATCGCCGCCTCCCCGGTCCTGCGCATGGGTCCCCGCTGGCAGTTCCTCGTGCTCGGGCTGCTCGCCATCACGGGCGCGGACATCGCCTACGCGCTGCTGATCCGGGAGGGCGGCTACGGCGACGGGACCCCGCTCGACGTCGCCTGGACCGCCGGGATCGCGTGCCTCGCCCTGTGGGTGGAGGGCGTCGACCGCGCGCCCGCGGACGCCCCGGAGCCGTACCGGCCCACCGCCCGCCTGCTGCCGGTCCCCGCGATGGCCGTGCTCGCCGGCCTCGGCGTGCTCCTCGTCGCGACCACGACGCCCGTGCCGCCGCTCGCGCTGGTCCTCGCCGCGAGCGCCGTCGCGCTGTCGGCGCTGCCGGTCATGTTCCGCCAGGCCATGCTCACGCGCATGCTCGACGGCCAGGAGCGGGTCGTCGCACGGCTGGAGGCGCTCGACCGGTCCAAGAGCGACATCATCGGCACCGTCAGCCACGAGATGCGCACGCCGCTCACCTCCATCTCGGGCTACGTGGAGCTGGTCCTCGACGGCGAGGGGGGCGACGTCCCCGACGATGCCAAGGACATGCTGCGGGTCGTCGACCGGAACGCCCGGCGGCTCCAGTCGCTCGTGGCCGACATGCTGACCATGACGCGCCTGGACGCGGGCGAGCGCCCGGCCATGGCGCCGCTCGACGTCGCGACGCTGGTCCGCCGGGCCGCGGAGTCCCTCCGCCCGTTCGCCGACGCGCGCCGCGTGGACCTGGCCGTGGGCGACGCCGGCCCCGCGACCGTGGAGGGCGACGCGGGGCAGCTGGAGCGGGTCCTCACCAACGTGATCGAGAACGCCGTGAAGTTCACGCCGGCCGGCGGCACGGTGTCCGTCGAGCTGCATGCGGCGACCGGTCCCACGGGGCGCCCGGCGGTGATGGTCGTGGTCGCCGACACCGGCATGGGGATCCCCGCGGACGCGCTCCCGCAGGTCTTCGACCGGTTCTTCCGCGCGGCGAACGCGCTGAGCGAGGTGGTGCCGGGCACGGGCCTCGGCCTCGCGATCGTGCGGGAGATCGTGCAGGCGCACGGCGGGGAGGTCACCGTCTCCTCCGTCCTCGGCGAGGGCACGACGTTCCGGATCGCGCTCCCGGCGCAGCGGGGTGCGGGCGCGCGCGGGTGA
- a CDS encoding endo-1,4-beta-xylanase — protein MPATPSASRRPTAIPDARRAEAVITVRDPGGRPLADADVVVEQAGQDFAFGNIGFDLIPLANGETDPEEAGIETFGGARLEGLERLAEQWAAVFNTATLPFYWGRFEPVRGEPDTERLLTTARWLRERGIAVKGHPLVWHTVTAPWLLDLPLDEVERVQRERIRRDVGDFAGLIDTWDAINEAVIMPVFDREDNGITRLTAARGRLAMVRMAFEEARAANPAATLVLNDFDLSPAYEELIEEVLGAGIEVDAIGLQTHMHQGYRGEEQVLGIVDRFARFGLPIHMTETTLLSGDLMPPEITDLNDFRVTSWPSTPAGEERQADEIERHYRSLVGHPAVQAITYWGLTDDGMWLGAPGGLVRADGTPKPSYEALRRLIREEWRLAPTTLRTDAEGRVRVTAFAGDVRVAHAGREALAAVAVGASEADVTPAQGATGGAGLVPAPSGRPPEAP, from the coding sequence ATGCCCGCCACGCCATCCGCCTCCCGCCGCCCGACGGCGATCCCCGACGCCCGCCGCGCCGAGGCGGTGATCACCGTCCGCGACCCCGGGGGCCGGCCGCTCGCCGACGCGGACGTCGTGGTCGAGCAGGCCGGCCAGGACTTCGCGTTCGGCAACATCGGCTTCGACCTCATCCCGCTCGCGAACGGCGAGACGGATCCCGAGGAGGCCGGCATCGAGACCTTCGGCGGCGCGCGGCTCGAGGGCCTGGAGCGGCTGGCCGAGCAGTGGGCGGCCGTGTTCAACACCGCGACGCTCCCCTTCTACTGGGGCAGGTTCGAGCCCGTGCGCGGCGAGCCGGACACCGAGCGCCTGCTCACGACCGCGCGCTGGCTGCGCGAGCGCGGGATCGCCGTGAAGGGGCACCCGCTCGTCTGGCACACGGTCACGGCGCCGTGGCTGCTCGACCTGCCGCTCGACGAGGTGGAGCGCGTGCAGCGGGAGCGGATCCGGCGCGACGTGGGCGACTTCGCGGGGCTCATCGACACGTGGGACGCCATCAACGAGGCCGTGATCATGCCCGTGTTCGACCGCGAGGACAACGGGATCACCCGGCTCACCGCGGCGCGGGGGCGGCTGGCGATGGTGCGCATGGCCTTCGAGGAGGCGCGGGCCGCGAACCCGGCCGCCACGCTCGTGCTCAACGACTTCGACCTGTCCCCCGCCTACGAGGAGCTCATCGAGGAGGTGCTCGGCGCGGGCATCGAGGTCGACGCCATCGGGCTCCAGACCCACATGCACCAGGGCTACCGCGGGGAGGAGCAGGTGCTCGGCATCGTCGACCGGTTCGCGCGGTTCGGGCTGCCGATCCACATGACCGAGACGACGCTGCTCTCGGGCGACCTCATGCCGCCGGAGATCACCGACCTCAACGACTTCCGCGTCACGAGCTGGCCGTCCACACCCGCGGGCGAGGAGCGGCAGGCCGACGAGATCGAGCGGCACTACCGGTCGCTCGTCGGGCACCCGGCGGTGCAGGCGATCACGTACTGGGGCCTCACCGACGACGGCATGTGGCTGGGCGCGCCCGGCGGCCTGGTGCGCGCGGACGGCACGCCGAAGCCGTCGTACGAGGCGCTCCGCCGGCTCATCCGCGAGGAGTGGCGGCTCGCGCCCACGACCCTGCGCACGGACGCGGAGGGCCGCGTGCGCGTGACGGCCTTCGCGGGCGACGTGCGGGTGGCGCACGCCGGGCGCGAGGCGCTGGCGGCGGTCGCGGTCGGCGCGTCCGAGGCGGACGTGACGCCGGCCCAGGGAGCGACGGGCGGCGCCGGTCTCGTCCCCGCACCGTCCGGGCGGCCGCCGGAGGCCCCCTGA
- a CDS encoding NAD-dependent epimerase/dehydratase family protein produces the protein MTPGAATLSVLYLGGTGTISAACVRASVAAGMDVTVVNRGADSKGRGVPAGVTSLVADVTDPDALRAVLGDRSFDAVVDFLCFDAAGADRRVDVLQGRTRQFVAISSASIYRKPALQTPITESTLRANPFLSYARDKIAMEDAFLRHHAQSGFPVVIVRPSHTYDEASPPLAGDWTVVDRIARGEEVVVPGDGTSLWTLTHADDFAVGLVGILGDERATGEALHITSDDVMTWDRIHHLVADALGVEARLVHVPAEQFPVVEPEWGWSELVVGDLSHSAVFDTTRIRRLVPAFQPRNPFHLAVRGIVAWRAAHPELTRPDADTDRRIARLVAAKHAADAAYRDAAAG, from the coding sequence ATGACCCCAGGCGCCGCCACCCTGTCCGTGCTCTACCTCGGGGGGACGGGCACGATCAGCGCCGCCTGCGTCCGGGCCTCCGTCGCCGCGGGGATGGACGTGACCGTCGTCAACCGCGGCGCCGACTCGAAGGGCCGCGGGGTCCCCGCGGGCGTCACGAGCCTCGTCGCCGACGTCACGGATCCCGACGCCCTCCGCGCCGTGCTCGGTGACCGGTCCTTCGACGCGGTCGTCGACTTCCTCTGCTTCGACGCCGCGGGCGCCGACCGCCGCGTGGACGTGCTCCAGGGCCGCACCCGGCAGTTCGTCGCCATCAGCTCGGCGTCGATCTACCGCAAGCCCGCGCTCCAGACGCCCATCACCGAGTCGACGCTGCGCGCCAACCCGTTCCTCTCCTACGCGCGCGACAAGATCGCGATGGAGGACGCGTTCCTCCGCCACCACGCGCAGAGCGGCTTCCCGGTCGTCATCGTCCGCCCGTCGCACACGTACGACGAGGCCAGCCCGCCGCTCGCGGGCGACTGGACGGTCGTCGACCGCATCGCGCGCGGCGAGGAGGTCGTGGTCCCGGGCGACGGCACCTCGCTCTGGACGCTCACGCACGCCGACGACTTCGCGGTCGGGCTGGTGGGGATCCTCGGCGACGAGCGCGCGACCGGCGAGGCGCTGCACATCACGAGCGACGACGTCATGACGTGGGACCGGATCCACCACCTCGTCGCCGACGCCCTCGGGGTCGAGGCGCGGCTCGTGCACGTGCCCGCCGAGCAGTTCCCCGTGGTCGAGCCGGAGTGGGGCTGGTCGGAGCTCGTCGTCGGTGACCTGTCGCACAGCGCGGTCTTCGACACCACGAGGATCCGGCGGCTCGTGCCGGCGTTCCAGCCGCGGAACCCGTTCCACCTGGCCGTCCGCGGCATCGTCGCGTGGCGCGCCGCGCACCCGGAGCTCACCCGCCCGGACGCGGACACCGACCGCCGCATCGCCCGCCTGGTCGCGGCGAAGCACGCGGCCGACGCGGCGTACCGGGACGCGGCCGCGGGCTGA
- a CDS encoding TspO/MBR family protein: protein MGTVKDIVRQIVVVASMAFALVGSAFGSGAFSDRSIQTASSGALSASFTPVAPAGPAFSIWGVVYLGLLAATVWQALPAQRADARQRRVGYPVAVTLVLNAAWILTAQAGLLALSGVVIAALLATLVWTFLALLATRPRNAVEAVVLDGTMGLYLGWVSVATVANVAAILTAAGVRPGEAGRDATAVVVLLVVGALGALLAVRDGGRLAPTAAIAWGLAWIAVGRLTGELMSTPAAVAALVAAALAVVVTLVVRARVGWTGRVAPREAAAR, encoded by the coding sequence ATGGGCACCGTGAAGGACATCGTCCGCCAGATCGTCGTCGTCGCGAGCATGGCCTTCGCGCTCGTCGGCTCCGCCTTCGGCTCGGGCGCGTTCAGCGACCGCAGCATCCAGACGGCGTCGAGCGGCGCGCTCAGCGCGAGCTTCACGCCCGTCGCGCCCGCCGGCCCCGCCTTCTCGATCTGGGGCGTCGTCTACCTGGGCCTCCTGGCGGCCACGGTGTGGCAGGCGCTCCCCGCCCAGCGCGCCGACGCTCGCCAGCGCCGGGTCGGCTACCCCGTGGCCGTGACCCTCGTGCTCAACGCCGCGTGGATCCTCACGGCGCAGGCCGGCCTCCTCGCGCTGAGCGGCGTGGTCATCGCGGCGCTGCTCGCGACGCTCGTGTGGACCTTCCTGGCGCTCCTCGCGACGCGGCCGCGGAACGCCGTGGAGGCGGTCGTGCTCGACGGGACCATGGGCCTCTACCTCGGCTGGGTGAGCGTGGCGACGGTCGCGAACGTCGCGGCGATCCTCACCGCCGCGGGCGTCCGACCCGGCGAGGCGGGGCGCGACGCCACGGCCGTCGTGGTGCTCCTGGTGGTCGGCGCGCTCGGCGCGCTGCTGGCCGTGCGCGACGGCGGACGGCTCGCGCCCACCGCGGCCATCGCGTGGGGACTCGCCTGGATCGCCGTCGGGCGGCTGACGGGCGAGCTGATGTCGACGCCGGCGGCCGTCGCGGCGCTCGTCGCGGCCGCGCTCGCGGTGGTCGTGACGCTCGTCGTGCGCGCCCGCGTCGGCTGGACCGGGCGCGTGGCGCCGCGGGAGGCGGCGGCGCGCTGA
- a CDS encoding MarR family winged helix-turn-helix transcriptional regulator — protein sequence MAGGAPQDELASWPTGRLLSTAARAVEHAWAEALQTLGVTHAGLIALHLLRDGPLSQIQLARSAHVETQTMSRTLERLEREGLVSRAPDPHDRRRHVVARTEAGAEAWARAQTLERDVVPELTRSEEMRRGLIDVIRAAGRPSAPATPDDAPAATPADAPAPANAPAPRKRTR from the coding sequence ATGGCCGGAGGGGCCCCGCAGGACGAGCTCGCCAGCTGGCCCACCGGCCGGCTGCTGTCGACGGCCGCGCGCGCCGTCGAGCACGCGTGGGCGGAGGCGCTCCAGACCCTCGGGGTCACGCACGCGGGCCTCATCGCGCTGCACCTGCTGCGCGACGGGCCGCTCAGCCAGATCCAGCTCGCCCGCTCCGCGCACGTCGAGACGCAGACCATGTCGCGCACGCTCGAGCGGCTGGAGCGCGAGGGCCTCGTCTCGCGCGCGCCGGATCCCCACGACCGCCGCCGTCACGTCGTCGCGCGCACGGAGGCCGGCGCGGAGGCCTGGGCCCGTGCGCAGACGCTCGAGCGCGACGTCGTCCCGGAGCTCACCCGCTCCGAGGAGATGCGCCGCGGCCTCATCGACGTGATCCGCGCGGCCGGCCGCCCGTCCGCTCCCGCCACCCCGGACGACGCTCCCGCCGCGACGCCCGCCGACGCCCCCGCTCCCGCGAACGCCCCCGCCCCCCGGAAGCGCACCCGATGA